The genomic segment GCAACAGGGCCATGCCCAGTTCGGCCTGCAATTCCCGGATCAATTTCAGGATGCGCGCCTGTATGGTTACATCCAGCGCGGTGGTAGGCTCATCGGCAATCATTAGTGACGGGTGGCATATCATCGCCATGGCAATCATGGCACGCTGACGCAGTCCACCCGACAATTCGAACGGGTACATGTTCAAGGCCCTGGCGGGATCTGCAAATCCAACGTGCTGCAGCATTGCCTCGGTGAGTTTCAATCCTTCCTCGCGACTCGCGTCCCGATGCAGAAACAGCGCCTCGCTGATCTGATCGCCGATGGTATGCACCGGGGACAGTGACGTCATGGGTTCCTGGAATATGATCGATATACTTCCCCCTCGAATTTGTCGCATTTGCGCGCTTTCAGGATCAAGTTTTACGATGTCCAGCCGTTGCCCGTTTTCGGGGCTTTCAAAAAGAATTTCGCCTGCACTAATCGTGGCGTTGCGAGGTAGGATACTCATGATCGCCTGCGAGGTAACCGACTTTCCAGAGCCCGACTCTCCGACCAGCGCAACCGTTTCACCCGGATTAATGCTAAAAGACACATCCCTGAGTGCCGGCACGGGGCTACCCTGCAGGTCAAAATCAACCGCCAGATTATTGACCTCTAACAGGGCCGCTTGTTGGCCGTTATCAACGATGTGGGGCTCCTCGATTAGCTACCTTTTACAGGCTATTTGTTGCGATTATATGTTATTTCTTATCGTAATAATCCATGTACCATGCGGCAAATTGTTGCAAGCCCTGTTCAATTGAGACCGATGGTGAATAACCGGTATCCGCAACCAGATCGTCGATATCGGCAAAAGTATCCTCGACGTCGCCCGGCTGCGCGGGCAGAAGTTCCCGGTCAGTTGTCTTGCCCAGTGCCTGCTCCATCAATTCAATATACCGTAATAATTCCACTGGCTCGCCCCGACCGATATTGTAGATTCGCCAGGGTGCCCGGCTGCTTGCCGGATCGGGATTAAGTCCTGACCAGCCAGGATTTTGTTTCGGCAACTGGTCCAGGCAACGCACCACGCCCTCAACGACATCACCGATGTAGGTGAAGTCCCGACTGTGCCTACCCCGGTTAAACACCTTGATCGGTTCACCCCGCGTAATTGCATCGGCAAACAGTATTGGCGACATGTCCGGCCTGCCCCAGGGTCCGTATACGGTGAAGAAGCGCAGCCCGGTACACGGCAGTTGGTAAAGATGGCTATAGCTATGCGCCATTAACTCGTTGGCCTTCTTGGTGGCCGCGTACAGCGAAATCGGGTGATCGACATTGTCCGAGGTACTGAAGGGTATCTTTTCATTGGCGCCATAGACCGAGCTCGACGACGCGTAGACGAGGTGTTCTATGTCATGATTGCGGCAGCATTCGAGCAGGTTGCCAAAGCCGACCAGGTTGCTGTTGATGTAGGCCCCGGGATTCTCCAGTGAATAGCGCACACCGGCCTGCGCTGCCATGTGCAGCACGCGCTCGAAAGCCTGCGGCTTGAAAATCCCCTGCAGTGCATCTGTATCGGCAATATCCAGTTCGACGAAGCGGAAGTTATCGTGGACTTTCAATTGCGCGAGGCGTGCCTGTTTCAGACCGACATCGTAATAATCGTTCAGGTTGTCGATGCCAACAACATCGTCCCCTCGCTGACATAACATGTCGGCAAGCGCGTAGCCAATAAAACCGGCGGCGCCAGTAACCAGTAATTT from the Gammaproteobacteria bacterium genome contains:
- a CDS encoding NAD-dependent epimerase, with the protein product MKLLVTGAAGFIGYALADMLCQRGDDVVGIDNLNDYYDVGLKQARLAQLKVHDNFRFVELDIADTDALQGIFKPQAFERVLHMAAQAGVRYSLENPGAYINSNLVGFGNLLECCRNHDIEHLVYASSSSVYGANEKIPFSTSDNVDHPISLYAATKKANELMAHSYSHLYQLPCTGLRFFTVYGPWGRPDMSPILFADAITRGEPIKVFNRGRHSRDFTYIGDVVEGVVRCLDQLPKQNPGWSGLNPDPASSRAPWRIYNIGRGEPVELLRYIELMEQALGKTTDRELLPAQPGDVEDTFADIDDLVADTGYSPSVSIEQGLQQFAAWYMDYYDKK